A single region of the Corallococcus macrosporus genome encodes:
- a CDS encoding ATP-binding cassette domain-containing protein: MTGTPATDAGPLIQVEGLTRAFFVGGEEVRALRGVSFGIQRGEWVAIIGQSGSGKSTLMNVLGCLDTPTSGRYMLNGKDVSRMDDDDLAVIRNVEIGFIFQTFQLLPRETALANVELPLVYRGMGAKERRERAKAALDKVQLTHRMHHRPNELSGGQRQRVAIARALVSEPSMLLADEPTGNLDSATGEEIVKLFEQLHRAGHTLVLVTHEPKLAARCPRAIRLSDGEIVADGPGPEVALGVHGPVPQAGTA, from the coding sequence GTGACGGGAACCCCTGCAACGGACGCCGGCCCCCTCATCCAGGTGGAGGGGCTCACGCGGGCCTTCTTCGTGGGCGGTGAGGAGGTGCGCGCGCTGCGCGGCGTGTCCTTTGGCATCCAGCGCGGGGAATGGGTGGCCATCATCGGCCAGTCCGGCTCCGGCAAGAGCACGCTCATGAACGTGCTGGGCTGCCTGGATACGCCCACGAGCGGCCGCTACATGCTCAACGGCAAGGACGTGTCGCGCATGGACGACGACGACCTGGCCGTCATCCGCAACGTGGAGATCGGCTTCATCTTCCAGACGTTCCAGCTGCTCCCCCGGGAGACGGCGCTCGCCAACGTGGAGCTGCCGCTGGTGTACCGGGGCATGGGCGCGAAGGAGCGGCGCGAGCGCGCCAAGGCGGCGCTGGACAAGGTGCAGCTCACGCACCGCATGCACCACCGGCCCAACGAATTGTCGGGCGGTCAGCGCCAGCGCGTGGCCATCGCGCGGGCGCTGGTGTCGGAGCCGTCCATGCTCCTGGCGGACGAGCCCACGGGCAACCTGGACTCGGCCACCGGCGAGGAGATCGTCAAGCTCTTCGAGCAGTTGCACCGGGCGGGGCACACGCTGGTGCTCGTCACGCACGAGCCCAAGCTGGCCGCGCGCTGTCCCCGCGCCATCCGCCTGAGCGACGGAGAGATTGTCGCGGACGGGCCGGGGCCGGAGGTGGCGCTGGGGGTGCACGGCCCGGTGCCGCAGGCGGGCACGGCATGA
- a CDS encoding YIP1 family protein translates to MTSLVQPARIFVDPLGGTRSAVEARHWLWPLLILAFCVAASGTVFALRWDAATSVVSSLPTDATASSVSESDIAEQIQTASRKALVGGIANGLIVMPLMVLLLACILWVTAWLFNKPASFGQLMAAAAVALLPIALYHLIYAVCASYQHSLTTLRAERLVPSSLALLDGLSPKMQRVLKGADFFNLWSVGLLGVGFSTATGMRLGRALVLIGVLYLMYVGVFVIGLPGMGGGQ, encoded by the coding sequence ATGACCTCCCTTGTCCAACCGGCGCGCATCTTCGTGGACCCCCTCGGGGGCACGCGCAGCGCCGTCGAGGCCCGGCACTGGCTGTGGCCGCTCCTCATCCTCGCCTTCTGCGTCGCCGCCTCCGGCACCGTCTTCGCGCTGCGCTGGGACGCCGCCACCTCCGTGGTGAGCTCCCTCCCCACGGACGCCACGGCCTCCAGCGTGTCGGAGTCCGACATCGCCGAGCAGATCCAGACCGCGTCGCGCAAGGCGCTGGTGGGCGGCATCGCGAACGGCCTCATCGTGATGCCCCTGATGGTGCTGCTGCTCGCGTGCATCCTCTGGGTCACGGCGTGGCTCTTCAACAAGCCCGCCTCCTTCGGTCAGCTGATGGCGGCCGCCGCGGTGGCGCTGCTGCCCATCGCGCTGTACCACCTCATCTACGCGGTGTGCGCCAGCTACCAGCACTCGCTCACCACCCTGCGCGCGGAGCGGCTCGTGCCCTCCAGCCTGGCCCTCCTGGACGGGTTGTCGCCCAAGATGCAGCGGGTGCTCAAGGGCGCGGACTTCTTCAACCTGTGGAGCGTGGGCCTGCTGGGCGTGGGCTTCTCCACCGCCACCGGGATGCGTCTGGGGCGCGCGCTCGTCCTCATCGGAGTGCTCTACCTCATGTATGTCGGCGTCTTCGTCATCGGGTTGCCGGGGATGGGAGGTGGCCAGTGA
- a CDS encoding thiamine pyrophosphate-binding protein translates to MSSSSLVELQSVTSTSLRNEVPVEALRHEAPSTGMTNAMEARHGDAIPMYGDTNARGFKTVEDITVADCVIAHLEAEQVDAVFGIPGGNLAPFQQALRKHASMRFIITSHEAGAAFMADGYARATGKLGVCMVTAGPGATNALTGVASAHLDGVPMLAISGNVATDRVGLMAMQESSSVHGVNTVEMFRQACASSTGVNDAQSFNRLLARAMRTAQGLPGGAAHLSVPSNIARQPIHRASVPTTRGAFRARPAMAPFEDLRAAFTLLRTARRPLIFLGSGAREAMAEHADLFTAFVTQHGIPVATSMRGKGLFSEREALSLGVLGLGGSKRSEAYLRDGVDVMLVLGSRLGEWASKSFHRYFQSVHHVIQVDVNASNIGQFLPVRLPIVADVGSVVTGLAELGQMIGPSSGARVQERWAQVMALTEPAPVVRTPQDRDSVKPQDLMLELDKHLSPDMDLYIDMGNCSGWTAHILHITPPSRIFYPCGLSSMGWSCGAVIGGKIGRPERTAVAVVGDGAFLMNGTEMLTASRYKVGTVTIVLNDNFLGMVNHGEHAQDRSNALESDFYSLGNPDLKAFSESLGARAYTVDGPGQLDALLPEVIRRANETGQPQVIVAHIDYREVPPYGDRFAAVASDAK, encoded by the coding sequence ATGTCCAGCTCCTCGCTCGTTGAGCTCCAGTCCGTCACGTCGACCTCCCTTCGGAACGAGGTGCCCGTCGAGGCACTGCGCCATGAGGCGCCGTCCACTGGGATGACGAACGCGATGGAGGCTCGGCACGGCGACGCGATCCCGATGTACGGGGACACGAACGCGCGGGGCTTCAAGACGGTGGAGGACATCACGGTCGCCGACTGCGTGATCGCGCACCTGGAGGCGGAGCAGGTGGATGCGGTGTTCGGCATCCCGGGCGGCAACCTCGCTCCGTTCCAGCAGGCGCTGCGCAAGCACGCGTCCATGCGCTTCATCATCACGTCGCACGAGGCGGGCGCGGCGTTCATGGCGGACGGCTACGCGCGCGCCACCGGCAAGCTGGGCGTGTGCATGGTGACGGCGGGCCCGGGCGCCACCAACGCGCTGACGGGCGTGGCCTCCGCGCACCTGGACGGCGTGCCCATGCTGGCCATCAGCGGCAACGTCGCCACGGACCGCGTGGGCCTGATGGCGATGCAGGAGAGCAGCAGCGTCCACGGCGTGAACACGGTGGAGATGTTCCGCCAGGCGTGCGCCAGCTCCACGGGCGTCAACGACGCGCAGAGCTTCAACCGGCTGCTGGCGCGCGCCATGCGCACCGCGCAGGGCCTGCCCGGCGGCGCCGCGCACCTGAGCGTGCCGTCCAACATCGCGCGCCAGCCCATCCACCGCGCCTCGGTGCCCACCACGCGCGGCGCCTTCCGCGCGCGTCCGGCGATGGCGCCCTTCGAGGATCTGCGCGCCGCCTTCACGCTGCTGCGCACCGCGCGCCGTCCGCTCATCTTCCTGGGCTCGGGCGCGCGCGAGGCGATGGCGGAGCACGCCGACCTGTTCACCGCGTTCGTCACCCAGCACGGCATCCCGGTGGCCACCAGCATGCGCGGCAAGGGGCTGTTCTCCGAGCGCGAGGCGCTGTCCCTGGGCGTGCTGGGCCTGGGCGGCAGCAAGCGCTCCGAGGCGTACCTGCGCGACGGCGTGGACGTGATGCTCGTCCTGGGCAGCCGCCTGGGAGAGTGGGCCTCCAAGAGCTTCCACCGCTACTTCCAGTCCGTGCACCACGTCATCCAGGTGGACGTGAACGCCTCCAACATCGGCCAGTTCCTGCCGGTGCGGCTGCCCATCGTGGCGGACGTGGGCTCGGTGGTGACGGGCCTGGCGGAGCTGGGGCAGATGATTGGCCCGTCCAGCGGCGCGCGCGTGCAGGAGCGCTGGGCGCAGGTGATGGCGCTGACGGAGCCCGCGCCCGTCGTGCGCACCCCGCAGGACCGGGACTCGGTGAAGCCGCAGGACCTGATGCTGGAGCTCGACAAGCACCTGAGCCCGGACATGGACCTGTACATCGACATGGGCAACTGCTCGGGTTGGACCGCGCACATCCTGCACATCACGCCGCCCTCGCGAATCTTCTACCCGTGCGGCCTGTCGTCCATGGGCTGGTCCTGCGGCGCCGTCATCGGCGGCAAGATTGGCCGCCCTGAGCGCACCGCGGTGGCCGTCGTCGGCGACGGCGCGTTCCTGATGAACGGCACCGAGATGCTCACCGCCTCGCGCTACAAGGTCGGCACGGTGACCATCGTCCTCAACGACAACTTCCTGGGCATGGTGAACCACGGCGAGCACGCGCAGGACCGCTCGAACGCGCTGGAGAGCGACTTCTACAGCCTGGGCAACCCGGACCTGAAGGCCTTCTCCGAGTCCCTGGGCGCGCGCGCCTACACGGTGGACGGCCCCGGCCAGCTGGACGCGCTGCTGCCGGAAGTGATCCGCCGCGCGAACGAGACCGGCCAGCCGCAGGTCATCGTCGCGCACATCGACTACCGCGAGGTGCCGCCGTACGGTGACCGCTTCGCCGCCGTGGCGTCGGACGCGAAGTAG
- a CDS encoding ABC transporter permease encodes MRAFLDNLRLSVGTFLGNPLRSLLTLVGIVIGVATVITMMALIEGLREQVNKNLGSLGAHTFEVTKWPTGFGRINWAKYAKRKDLLGDDVRAIVESCPSVGAATPVAQEWGKKLTTAFRETPPSVSVLGTEPTYLETSGVVVSTGRFFNETETLDGRPVMVIGVDLADTLFPGMNPVGSEVRLQGRPFQVIGVLQKRGSVMGMASQDNQAIVPMRAFQQFYGKNRSVEIDIQARDGESFQKAQDEVVNLMRRRRGLTPQEPNDFEVHTNESMTASFNELSQVIAFAGVGVCLLSLVVGGIGILNIMLMSVTERTREIGIRKALGARRRRILGQFATEAVMLSLVGGVLGLGLGFGFVFLGKWVLLFPMSVPAWAVALSLGMSCGVGLLFGIYPASRAARLDPVEAMRAE; translated from the coding sequence ATGCGGGCCTTCCTGGACAACCTGCGGCTGTCGGTGGGCACCTTCCTGGGCAACCCCCTGCGCTCGCTCCTGACGCTGGTGGGCATCGTCATCGGCGTGGCCACCGTCATCACGATGATGGCCCTGATCGAGGGCCTGCGCGAACAGGTGAACAAGAACCTGGGCAGCCTGGGCGCGCACACCTTCGAGGTGACGAAGTGGCCCACCGGCTTCGGCCGCATCAACTGGGCGAAGTACGCCAAGCGCAAGGACCTGCTCGGCGACGACGTGCGCGCCATCGTGGAGTCCTGTCCCTCGGTGGGGGCGGCCACGCCCGTGGCCCAGGAGTGGGGCAAGAAGCTGACCACGGCGTTCCGGGAGACGCCCCCGTCGGTGAGCGTCCTGGGCACGGAGCCCACGTACCTGGAGACGAGCGGCGTCGTCGTGTCGACGGGCCGCTTCTTCAACGAGACGGAGACGCTGGACGGCCGCCCGGTGATGGTCATTGGCGTGGACCTGGCGGACACGCTCTTCCCGGGCATGAACCCGGTGGGCTCCGAGGTGCGGCTGCAGGGCCGGCCCTTCCAGGTGATTGGCGTGCTCCAGAAGCGCGGCAGCGTCATGGGGATGGCCAGCCAGGACAACCAGGCCATCGTGCCCATGCGCGCCTTCCAGCAGTTCTACGGCAAGAACCGCTCGGTGGAGATCGACATCCAGGCGCGCGACGGTGAGTCCTTCCAGAAGGCGCAGGACGAGGTGGTGAACCTGATGCGCCGCCGGCGGGGCCTGACGCCGCAGGAGCCGAACGACTTCGAGGTGCACACCAACGAGTCCATGACGGCGTCCTTCAACGAGCTGTCCCAGGTCATCGCGTTCGCGGGCGTGGGCGTGTGCCTGCTGTCGCTGGTGGTGGGCGGCATCGGCATCCTGAACATCATGCTGATGTCGGTGACGGAGCGGACGCGGGAGATTGGCATCCGCAAGGCGCTGGGCGCGCGCCGCCGCCGCATCCTGGGCCAGTTCGCCACGGAGGCGGTGATGCTGTCGCTCGTCGGCGGGGTGCTGGGACTGGGGCTGGGCTTCGGGTTCGTCTTCCTGGGCAAGTGGGTGCTGCTGTTCCCCATGAGCGTGCCCGCGTGGGCCGTGGCGCTGTCGCTGGGCATGAGCTGCGGCGTGGGCCTGCTGTTCGGCATCTACCCGGCGTCGCGCGCGGCGCGGCTGGATCCGGTGGAGGCGATGCGCGCGGAGTAG
- a CDS encoding 3-oxoacyl-[acyl-carrier-protein] synthase III C-terminal domain-containing protein codes for MTAATFALLGVGAAVPDQVRGNDDPLFEPLRRAAGSGGEHALFYGNRERRVLAPGESLAALTAKAGAAALQDAGLGVADVDRLYGYVSVSEFVTPNALYAVHRDLGLAQGTLVVPVQADFVNFLMGIVLAWEALRAGSLQHALVAVGSAWTRNVDYTQGHAIGIGDGAGAVVVGAGDRLTLVDWGADTFSDEYGAMMMGVRPESGIAHPTYGIAPTEGVKAFLNSGMNGPPRLVERLLAKHGIAREDVTLISHQATRKLMDHWAKEIRPREYLDTFEDYGNMVHASMPVTLARFHRQLRTKYLVMVGLGIGAHQLAVLVRV; via the coding sequence ATGACGGCCGCGACCTTCGCGCTCCTGGGAGTCGGCGCCGCCGTCCCCGACCAGGTGCGCGGCAACGACGACCCGCTGTTCGAGCCCCTGCGCCGCGCCGCCGGAAGTGGTGGCGAGCACGCGCTCTTCTACGGCAACCGGGAGCGCCGCGTGCTGGCGCCCGGCGAGTCCCTGGCCGCGCTCACCGCGAAGGCGGGCGCCGCCGCGCTCCAGGACGCGGGGCTGGGCGTCGCGGACGTGGACCGGCTGTACGGCTACGTGTCGGTGTCGGAGTTCGTCACGCCGAACGCGCTGTACGCGGTGCACCGGGACCTGGGCCTTGCGCAGGGCACGCTGGTGGTGCCGGTGCAGGCGGACTTCGTCAACTTCCTCATGGGCATCGTGCTGGCCTGGGAGGCTCTGCGCGCGGGCAGCCTCCAGCACGCGCTGGTGGCGGTGGGCTCCGCGTGGACCCGCAACGTGGACTACACGCAGGGCCACGCCATTGGCATTGGTGACGGTGCGGGCGCGGTGGTGGTGGGCGCGGGGGACCGGCTCACGCTGGTGGACTGGGGCGCGGACACCTTCAGCGACGAGTACGGCGCGATGATGATGGGCGTGCGGCCGGAGTCCGGCATCGCGCACCCGACCTACGGCATCGCGCCCACGGAGGGCGTGAAGGCGTTCCTGAACTCAGGGATGAACGGGCCGCCCCGGCTGGTGGAGCGGTTGCTCGCGAAGCACGGCATCGCGCGCGAGGACGTGACGCTCATCTCGCACCAGGCCACGCGCAAGCTGATGGACCACTGGGCGAAGGAGATCCGCCCGCGCGAGTACCTGGACACCTTCGAGGACTACGGGAACATGGTGCACGCGTCCATGCCGGTGACGCTGGCCCGGTTCCACCGGCAGCTGCGCACGAAGTACCTGGTGATGGTCGGACTGGGCATTGGCGCGCACCAACTGGCCGTGCTGGTGCGCGTCTAG
- a CDS encoding ABC transporter permease — translation MRFGQGFRVDVLEGARIAVFSLRANRMRTVLTTLGIGIGVATLLAIVGIIQGLNSSFEKQLATLGANTVFISKYPWMIKGNWWMYRNRKNFTLEQVAQLRAQADFITAISPAVLRSSDVAHGALQVSNVRINGVWSDYLAIGNYEVVSGRFLTRADEEVNRPVAVLGADVAATLFPSISPLGQTVRIDGRPFQVVGTLGRKGKVVAENMDMSVFMPFKTFNASFGKGRPMQIAISVADAGQMAKVEDQLVGIMRRVRATPPGQPDDFNINRTDSLAATYEQLTGALYAVATGVGLITLLVGGIGIMNIMLVSVRERTREIGVRRALGARQRTIVLQFLMEASSVSAVGGLLGTTVGLGTAKIVSLVTPLAADVRPSTVVGGVAFAALVGLLFGIWPAARAAKLDPVEALRYE, via the coding sequence ATGAGGTTCGGGCAGGGCTTCCGCGTGGACGTGCTGGAGGGGGCCCGCATCGCGGTGTTCTCCCTCCGCGCGAACCGGATGCGCACGGTGCTCACGACGCTGGGCATCGGCATCGGCGTGGCGACGCTGCTGGCCATCGTGGGCATCATCCAGGGGCTCAACTCGTCGTTCGAGAAGCAGCTGGCCACCCTGGGCGCGAACACGGTGTTCATCTCCAAGTACCCCTGGATGATCAAGGGCAACTGGTGGATGTACCGCAACCGGAAGAACTTCACGCTGGAGCAGGTGGCGCAGCTGCGCGCCCAGGCGGACTTCATCACCGCCATCTCCCCCGCGGTGCTGCGCTCGTCCGACGTGGCGCACGGCGCGCTCCAGGTCTCCAACGTGCGCATCAACGGCGTGTGGAGTGACTACCTGGCCATTGGCAACTACGAGGTGGTGTCCGGCCGCTTCCTCACCCGCGCGGACGAAGAAGTGAACCGGCCGGTGGCGGTGCTGGGCGCGGACGTGGCCGCCACGCTCTTTCCCAGCATCAGCCCGCTGGGGCAGACGGTGCGCATCGACGGGCGGCCCTTCCAGGTGGTGGGCACGCTGGGGCGCAAGGGGAAGGTCGTGGCGGAGAACATGGACATGTCCGTGTTCATGCCCTTCAAGACCTTCAACGCCAGCTTCGGCAAGGGGCGGCCCATGCAGATCGCCATCTCCGTGGCGGACGCGGGCCAGATGGCGAAGGTGGAGGACCAGCTGGTGGGCATCATGCGGCGCGTGCGCGCGACGCCGCCGGGCCAGCCGGACGACTTCAACATCAACCGCACGGACTCGCTCGCGGCGACCTACGAGCAGCTCACCGGCGCGCTCTACGCGGTGGCCACGGGCGTGGGGCTCATCACCCTGCTGGTGGGCGGCATCGGCATCATGAACATCATGCTGGTGTCGGTGCGCGAGCGGACGCGGGAGATTGGCGTCCGGCGGGCGCTGGGCGCGCGGCAGCGCACCATCGTGCTCCAGTTCCTGATGGAGGCCTCCAGCGTGTCCGCGGTGGGGGGCCTGCTGGGGACGACGGTGGGGCTGGGCACGGCGAAGATCGTGTCCCTGGTGACGCCGCTGGCGGCGGACGTGCGTCCGAGCACGGTGGTGGGCGGGGTGGCGTTCGCGGCGCTGGTGGGCCTGCTGTTCGGCATCTGGCCGGCCGCGCGGGCGGCGAAGCTGGACCCGGTGGAAGCGCTCCGCTACGAATAG
- a CDS encoding GNAT family N-acetyltransferase, with protein sequence MSMSYATLPLPVVPAPYRVRLFTPEDMDGVIALYSQPEVARSLNFTVPVLRETLHTKLTGDLEAMRQGKGIRWVLAHEEAPAPLGYLTLFNWSQKDRRAEVGYMVGRALWGQGVMTGILPALIRFGFEQMNLHRIEGMVNVRNTASHRALTRVGFQQEGVLRGYQADGNGGGFNDMALLALLEDAWRASVAK encoded by the coding sequence ATGTCCATGTCCTACGCCACGCTGCCGCTGCCCGTCGTTCCCGCGCCGTACCGGGTGCGCCTCTTCACCCCGGAGGACATGGACGGGGTGATCGCGCTGTACTCCCAGCCGGAAGTGGCGCGGAGCCTCAACTTCACCGTGCCGGTGCTCCGGGAGACGCTGCACACGAAGCTGACCGGCGACCTGGAGGCGATGCGCCAGGGCAAGGGCATCCGGTGGGTGCTGGCGCACGAGGAGGCCCCGGCGCCCCTGGGCTACCTGACCCTCTTCAACTGGAGCCAGAAGGACCGCCGCGCGGAGGTGGGCTACATGGTGGGGCGCGCGCTGTGGGGGCAGGGCGTGATGACGGGAATCCTCCCCGCGCTGATCCGCTTCGGCTTCGAGCAGATGAACCTGCACCGCATCGAGGGCATGGTGAACGTGCGCAACACGGCATCGCACCGGGCGCTGACGCGCGTGGGCTTCCAGCAGGAAGGCGTGCTGCGCGGCTACCAGGCCGACGGCAACGGGGGCGGCTTCAACGACATGGCCCTCCTGGCACTGCTCGAGGACGCCTGGCGCGCGTCCGTCGCGAAGTAG
- a CDS encoding TolC family protein, with protein sequence MSGFLVVAALLSATPITLEETRQLGRKNTQALQAALDVAVAQEDQRVARSGLLPQVQLNLGPSLQYLGRRRQVFSVPVSETETVTREVVSTSNTADSYSASLGLSQVIYNRGLWKQLEQAGVNVDATRNQSIEEADTSELEAIRRFFNLFLSQATLDVLNATAKRSEEQLERARALFQAGRVGKAEEISAEVNLGNDRINIVQRQNQLVADQVQLAVWLARPGTEAIQAVDPGVLQQEPAPAPVLEDAIKQAREHRALLKALQQRVRVAELQRAIVQGDYIPRVGLSAQYSHTSQAPGPFFSEPGYGNIFTGGINLTWDLFNGFNTDAQSARAQVNIRKAELTFAQTARELEAEVRRAHQVLDGQIASAKLATANRAVAQQGLELAEQRFRAGAGSTLDVRDAQLKLTQAELVLLQSRIDVEIARYALFRAMGTLNPGESQ encoded by the coding sequence GTGAGCGGCTTCCTCGTCGTCGCGGCGCTGCTGTCCGCCACGCCCATCACGCTGGAGGAGACGCGCCAGCTCGGCCGCAAGAACACCCAGGCGCTCCAGGCCGCGCTGGACGTCGCCGTGGCCCAGGAGGACCAGCGCGTGGCGCGCTCCGGCCTCCTGCCCCAGGTGCAGCTCAACCTGGGCCCCAGCCTCCAGTACCTGGGCCGGCGCCGGCAGGTCTTCAGCGTCCCCGTCAGTGAGACGGAGACCGTCACGCGCGAGGTGGTGAGTACCTCCAACACGGCGGACAGCTACTCCGCGTCCCTGGGCCTGTCGCAGGTCATCTACAACCGCGGCCTCTGGAAGCAGTTGGAGCAGGCGGGCGTCAACGTGGACGCCACGCGCAACCAGTCCATCGAGGAGGCGGACACCTCCGAGCTGGAGGCCATCCGCCGCTTCTTCAACCTCTTCCTGTCGCAGGCCACGCTGGACGTGCTCAACGCCACCGCGAAGCGCAGCGAGGAGCAGCTGGAGCGCGCGCGCGCCCTCTTCCAGGCGGGCCGCGTGGGCAAGGCCGAGGAGATCTCCGCGGAGGTCAACCTGGGCAACGACCGCATCAACATCGTGCAGCGCCAGAACCAGCTGGTGGCGGACCAGGTGCAGCTGGCCGTGTGGCTGGCGCGCCCCGGCACCGAGGCCATCCAGGCGGTGGACCCCGGCGTGCTCCAGCAGGAGCCCGCGCCCGCGCCCGTCCTGGAGGACGCCATCAAGCAGGCCCGCGAGCACCGCGCCCTGCTCAAGGCGCTCCAGCAGCGCGTGCGCGTGGCGGAGCTGCAGCGCGCCATCGTGCAGGGGGACTACATCCCGCGCGTGGGCCTGTCCGCGCAGTACTCGCACACCAGCCAGGCCCCGGGCCCGTTCTTCAGCGAGCCCGGCTACGGCAACATCTTCACGGGCGGCATCAACCTGACGTGGGACCTCTTCAACGGGTTCAACACGGATGCCCAGTCCGCTCGCGCCCAGGTGAACATCCGCAAGGCGGAGCTGACGTTCGCGCAGACGGCGCGCGAGCTGGAGGCGGAGGTCCGCCGCGCCCACCAGGTGCTGGACGGACAGATTGCCTCCGCGAAGCTCGCGACGGCCAACCGCGCGGTCGCCCAGCAGGGCCTGGAGCTGGCGGAACAGCGCTTCCGCGCGGGCGCCGGTTCCACGCTGGACGTGCGAGACGCGCAGCTCAAGCTGACCCAGGCGGAGCTGGTGTTGCTCCAGAGCCGCATTGATGTCGAAATCGCCCGCTATGCCCTGTTCCGGGCCATGGGCACGCTGAACCCGGGAGAATCACAATGA
- a CDS encoding efflux RND transporter periplasmic adaptor subunit, giving the protein MTWWKAAIAGALLLGAVAITVGGLRERPPPTQEVQMAKARKGTITRTITGAGKVQAATTVKISSNLSGDLVALKVKDGDSVTKGQVLGQIDKRYYEAAVKQATASRDAARSEVQVAEVEAVRQRADLARVKGLAEKGLASAAEVEQSQAVTDTAEARLTAAKQRVAQSSAVLEQATTDLARTTLLSPIDGNVIELSREVGERVRGSDFSEDVVMTIAALNQMEVKFEVGEHEVVHLKYGQPAEVTLDALEGQSFSGTVVEIAQKATIKNPGTEAEVTSFPITVALDARPPGVLPGMSAEARISAETHDDAVLVPIQAVTVRAERSLPDYQAPVEGTTLTAKRRTEALAKVVFVVDNDNKAQVRRVRTGIASDTELEVLEGLQVGDRVVEGPYRTLSKELSHGDAVREPEKAAAKGKS; this is encoded by the coding sequence ATGACGTGGTGGAAGGCGGCAATCGCCGGCGCGCTGTTGCTGGGAGCGGTGGCCATCACCGTGGGCGGCTTGCGTGAACGGCCGCCCCCGACGCAGGAAGTCCAGATGGCCAAGGCCCGCAAGGGCACCATCACCCGCACCATCACCGGCGCGGGCAAGGTGCAGGCGGCCACCACGGTGAAGATCTCCTCCAACCTGTCCGGCGACCTCGTCGCCCTCAAGGTGAAGGACGGCGACTCCGTCACCAAGGGGCAGGTGCTGGGGCAGATCGACAAGCGCTACTACGAGGCGGCCGTGAAGCAGGCCACCGCGTCGCGCGACGCGGCCCGCTCCGAGGTGCAGGTGGCGGAGGTGGAGGCCGTGCGCCAGCGCGCGGACCTGGCCCGCGTGAAGGGCCTGGCGGAGAAGGGGCTCGCGTCCGCCGCGGAGGTGGAGCAGTCCCAGGCCGTGACGGACACCGCCGAGGCGCGCCTCACCGCCGCCAAGCAGCGCGTGGCCCAGAGCAGCGCCGTGCTGGAGCAGGCGACGACGGACCTGGCGCGCACGACGCTCCTGTCCCCCATCGACGGCAACGTCATCGAGCTGTCGCGTGAAGTGGGCGAGCGCGTGCGCGGCTCGGACTTCTCCGAGGACGTGGTGATGACCATCGCCGCGCTCAACCAGATGGAGGTGAAGTTCGAGGTGGGTGAGCACGAGGTCGTGCACCTGAAGTACGGCCAGCCCGCGGAGGTGACGCTGGACGCGCTGGAGGGCCAGTCCTTCAGCGGCACCGTGGTGGAGATCGCCCAGAAGGCCACCATCAAGAACCCGGGCACGGAGGCCGAGGTGACGAGCTTCCCCATCACCGTCGCCCTGGACGCGCGTCCGCCGGGCGTGCTCCCCGGCATGAGCGCCGAGGCGCGCATCAGCGCGGAGACGCACGACGACGCGGTGCTCGTGCCCATCCAGGCCGTCACGGTGCGCGCCGAGCGCTCGCTGCCGGACTACCAGGCGCCGGTGGAGGGCACGACCCTCACCGCCAAGCGCCGCACGGAGGCGCTGGCCAAGGTCGTCTTCGTGGTGGACAACGACAACAAGGCCCAGGTCCGCCGCGTGCGCACGGGCATCGCGTCCGACACGGAGCTGGAGGTGCTGGAAGGCCTGCAGGTGGGCGACCGCGTGGTGGAGGGCCCCTACCGCACGCTGTCCAAGGAACTGTCCCACGGGGACGCGGTGCGCGAGCCGGAGAAGGCCGCGGCGAAGGGCAAGTCGTGA